The Roseimicrobium gellanilyticum genome contains a region encoding:
- the bamA gene encoding outer membrane protein assembly factor BamA, translating into MTFSRLIHFTLAVLIAGTFSARSFGQAEAALPAKKVVRSVQVISAGGAQIDENRIKANMGTRAGAPFEEEVVERDIKNLYATGLVESVDITTQDAAGGVNVIVKVTGRGAIGEVAFTGNTVYDADRLRKEVEVKINEPVEESKLFTGANKIRELYNKKGFADVGVEYKLESLPTAGFVRVVYHINEGSRGIIHDIRFEGLTAVKESALRSKLKLKEKRIWHLWGKAGKLNNDDLQEDIRTVERAVQDRGYVYAKVVQVRREPVGGDKIDLVYVVDEGKQYSVSDVAIEGNTVFTSDELNPALIMEGGAAYSATDISADEKMLSEYYGSRGYADARIDTSVIPAGADSVKILYRITEGEKSYIRKINIEGNTKTQDRVIRRELAFAPGEEFNTVRIERSRSRLTNMGYFSAVDFRNNPTGTPGYKDIDITVTEQSTGSINVGAGFSSIDSLVGFFSLTQTNFDITNWPNFTGGGERFNIDIRAGDKRRDFSISWVQPWLFGHRLSFGVDLFYRDLYYLSDVYDQREYGASFNLRKPIGEHAYVEGVFTSRQVEIMDVDDDASQIIKDEEGEYFQNKIDFSLVHDTRDSVYLTTKGHKVQLGAMVSAGGDVDAYGFSLEGAQYFSLPYNMIFSLEGALRAVDGDDVPIFERLFLGGANNLRGFDYRDVGPKDENGEPIGGLTSAYMSAELTFPIIEKVRGAVFYDVGMVSGDSYDWGGDVNSDVGIGLRLYFLPTGPIRLDFGIPVQADEDNDSSGQFNFNLGYRF; encoded by the coding sequence ATGACATTTTCCAGACTCATTCACTTCACATTAGCGGTACTGATCGCCGGTACGTTTTCAGCCAGAAGTTTCGGGCAGGCTGAGGCTGCGCTTCCGGCAAAGAAAGTCGTCCGCAGCGTGCAGGTGATCTCCGCAGGCGGTGCTCAGATCGATGAGAACCGCATCAAGGCAAACATGGGCACGCGCGCAGGTGCACCCTTCGAAGAGGAAGTGGTAGAGCGGGACATCAAGAACCTCTATGCCACCGGGTTGGTGGAAAGCGTGGACATCACCACCCAGGATGCAGCGGGTGGCGTGAACGTGATTGTGAAGGTGACCGGTCGCGGTGCCATCGGGGAGGTGGCTTTCACCGGCAATACCGTTTATGACGCTGACCGTCTCCGCAAGGAAGTGGAAGTGAAAATCAATGAGCCCGTGGAAGAGAGCAAGCTCTTCACCGGCGCGAACAAGATCCGCGAGTTGTACAACAAGAAGGGCTTCGCAGACGTGGGCGTGGAGTACAAGCTCGAGTCGCTTCCCACCGCCGGATTCGTCCGCGTGGTGTATCACATCAATGAAGGTTCCCGCGGCATCATCCATGACATCCGCTTCGAAGGCCTGACCGCCGTGAAGGAAAGCGCGCTGCGCTCCAAGCTGAAGCTCAAGGAAAAGCGCATCTGGCACCTCTGGGGCAAGGCTGGCAAGCTCAACAACGATGACCTTCAGGAAGACATCCGCACCGTGGAGCGCGCCGTTCAGGACCGCGGCTATGTGTATGCCAAGGTGGTGCAGGTCCGTCGCGAGCCCGTTGGCGGCGACAAGATCGACCTCGTGTACGTGGTGGATGAAGGCAAGCAGTACAGCGTTTCCGACGTGGCCATCGAAGGCAACACGGTCTTCACCTCGGATGAGCTCAATCCCGCTCTCATCATGGAAGGCGGCGCGGCCTACTCCGCGACGGACATCTCCGCTGACGAGAAGATGCTCAGCGAGTACTACGGCTCCCGTGGCTATGCTGATGCCCGCATCGACACCAGCGTGATTCCCGCCGGCGCGGATTCCGTGAAGATCCTCTACCGCATCACGGAAGGCGAGAAGTCCTACATCCGGAAGATCAATATTGAAGGCAACACCAAGACGCAGGACCGCGTCATCCGTCGTGAGCTTGCCTTCGCCCCTGGTGAAGAGTTCAACACGGTCCGCATCGAGCGCAGCCGCAGCCGCCTTACCAACATGGGTTACTTCAGCGCGGTCGACTTCCGCAACAACCCGACCGGCACTCCTGGCTACAAGGACATCGACATCACCGTGACTGAGCAGTCCACCGGTTCCATCAACGTGGGCGCCGGCTTCAGCTCCATCGACAGCTTGGTGGGCTTCTTCTCCCTGACCCAGACGAACTTCGACATCACCAACTGGCCGAACTTCACCGGCGGTGGTGAGCGTTTCAACATCGACATCCGTGCCGGTGACAAGCGCCGCGACTTCAGCATCAGCTGGGTGCAGCCCTGGCTCTTTGGTCACCGTCTTTCCTTCGGTGTGGACCTCTTCTATCGCGACCTCTACTACCTGAGCGACGTGTACGACCAGCGTGAATACGGTGCCTCGTTCAATCTGCGCAAGCCCATTGGCGAGCACGCCTATGTGGAAGGTGTCTTTACCTCCCGCCAGGTCGAGATCATGGATGTGGATGACGATGCCTCCCAAATCATCAAGGATGAAGAGGGTGAGTATTTCCAGAACAAGATCGATTTCAGCCTCGTTCATGACACCCGTGACTCCGTCTACCTGACCACCAAGGGTCACAAGGTGCAGCTCGGTGCCATGGTTTCCGCTGGCGGTGACGTGGATGCCTACGGCTTCAGCCTCGAAGGCGCGCAGTACTTCAGCCTGCCTTACAACATGATCTTCAGCCTCGAAGGTGCTCTCCGTGCGGTGGATGGCGACGATGTGCCCATCTTTGAGCGCCTCTTCCTCGGTGGCGCCAACAACCTGCGTGGCTTCGACTATCGTGATGTGGGTCCGAAGGATGAAAACGGCGAGCCAATCGGTGGCCTCACCTCCGCCTACATGTCTGCCGAACTTACCTTCCCCATCATCGAGAAGGTGCGTGGCGCTGTCTTCTATGACGTCGGCATGGTCAGTGGCGACAGCTACGACTGGGGTGGCGATGTGAACTCCGACGTGGGTATCGGCCTTCGTCTCTACTTCCTGCCGACCGGCCCCATCCGTCTTGACTTCGGTATCCCGGTTCAGGCTGACGAAGACAACGACTCCAGCGGCCAGTTCAACTTCAATCTTGGCTATCGTTTCTAA
- the waaF gene encoding lipopolysaccharide heptosyltransferase II: MARTGFGKNISRAGQYLVYLLFRAVEGVLGLMPLMACAFVGRVFGLVAHAFFPSYRKLAQANLRIAFGREKDEAWIRATAREHFASLGQNFLCGLKLPLMSQKDVESRVTVEGMHHADAVAAAGKPLLYAVCHLSCWELFTQVPSLFTSGLVKPASVFQPLGNAFLNEHVKRRREKLGYTLFDRSQGFSGPIQHMRAYKGAMGVLVDQHAGDKGVWCPFFDRLASTSSLAALMSLRVETPLVPIAMYNDGLARWRMVCYPPVNSGEKKTTAEGLTAMLNIAIEIVIRRAPENWFWVHNRWKTPQPDFLLAKYRRGVVLPVGYDINRLQKFNLLVRSPNWLGDACMTLPAIRALKRGRPDLRLTILAPSKLAELWKAIPEVDDIIGKEKGDGIRDVARKVRERGGYDAAILFTNSTRSTLELWHADIPRLVGYRGSLRSRLLHQIVPEPKQVGPPEHHAERYLRLAANCGAKTEDSSLFDVPGGVDAGATKTIGICAGAEYGPAKRWPLERFAEVARRLSATWPDVEWIFFGAPNEKAMGEELSRLLTGVKHTNLVGKTSLSELIAQLRACSLLLTNDTGTMHLAASLGVPTVSIFGSTEPVLTGPLGAQHRVVRYHVPCSPCFRRECPFGHYDCMTKVTPERVERVMREALPEFSQAPQIPPQPQTVM, translated from the coding sequence ATGGCACGCACGGGTTTCGGCAAGAACATCTCGCGTGCGGGGCAGTATCTGGTCTACCTGCTGTTCCGCGCGGTGGAGGGTGTGCTTGGACTCATGCCACTGATGGCGTGTGCTTTTGTGGGCCGGGTATTTGGGCTGGTCGCGCATGCGTTCTTCCCCAGCTATCGCAAGCTGGCCCAGGCGAATTTGCGCATCGCGTTTGGCCGGGAGAAGGATGAGGCGTGGATCCGTGCTACCGCTCGCGAGCACTTCGCCTCCTTGGGGCAGAATTTCCTCTGTGGCCTGAAGCTGCCGCTGATGTCCCAGAAGGATGTCGAGTCTCGGGTCACGGTGGAGGGCATGCATCATGCGGATGCGGTGGCCGCGGCGGGGAAACCACTGCTCTATGCCGTTTGCCATTTGAGTTGTTGGGAGCTCTTCACTCAAGTGCCTTCCCTGTTCACCAGTGGCCTTGTGAAGCCCGCCAGTGTTTTCCAGCCCCTGGGCAATGCCTTTCTGAACGAGCACGTGAAGCGCCGCCGGGAGAAACTGGGCTATACGCTCTTCGATCGCAGCCAGGGATTCAGCGGCCCCATCCAGCACATGCGTGCCTACAAGGGAGCTATGGGCGTGCTGGTGGATCAGCATGCCGGGGACAAGGGCGTTTGGTGTCCGTTCTTTGATAGGCTGGCCAGCACCTCCAGCCTGGCCGCGCTCATGTCCTTGCGGGTGGAGACGCCGCTGGTACCCATCGCAATGTACAATGACGGCCTGGCGCGCTGGCGCATGGTCTGCTATCCGCCCGTCAACAGCGGGGAAAAGAAGACAACCGCGGAAGGCCTCACGGCGATGCTCAACATCGCGATCGAGATCGTCATCCGTCGTGCCCCGGAAAACTGGTTCTGGGTGCACAACCGCTGGAAGACGCCGCAGCCGGACTTCCTGCTCGCCAAGTACCGCCGAGGTGTCGTGCTGCCAGTCGGGTATGACATCAACCGGCTTCAAAAATTCAACCTGCTGGTACGCTCGCCGAACTGGCTGGGGGATGCCTGCATGACACTGCCGGCCATCCGCGCACTGAAGCGAGGTCGCCCGGACCTGCGCCTCACCATTCTCGCACCATCGAAACTCGCCGAACTCTGGAAGGCCATCCCGGAAGTTGATGACATCATCGGCAAGGAGAAGGGGGATGGCATCCGTGATGTGGCCCGGAAGGTGCGTGAGCGTGGCGGCTACGATGCCGCCATCCTGTTCACGAACAGCACGCGCTCCACGCTGGAATTGTGGCATGCGGACATCCCACGCCTGGTGGGTTATCGTGGTTCCCTTCGTTCCCGTTTGCTGCATCAGATCGTGCCCGAACCCAAGCAGGTGGGCCCGCCCGAGCACCATGCGGAGCGCTATCTGCGCCTCGCCGCGAACTGCGGCGCGAAGACGGAGGACTCATCTCTCTTCGATGTGCCTGGTGGGGTGGATGCCGGAGCGACAAAGACGATTGGCATCTGTGCCGGCGCCGAGTACGGACCCGCGAAACGGTGGCCGCTGGAACGCTTTGCCGAGGTGGCACGGCGGCTCTCGGCCACATGGCCAGACGTGGAGTGGATCTTCTTTGGTGCGCCCAATGAAAAGGCGATGGGCGAGGAACTCAGCCGCCTGCTGACCGGGGTGAAGCACACCAACCTCGTCGGCAAGACGAGCCTGTCGGAGCTGATCGCTCAACTTCGTGCCTGCAGCCTCCTGCTTACCAACGACACTGGCACCATGCACCTGGCGGCTTCTCTCGGAGTGCCGACCGTAAGCATCTTTGGCAGCACGGAGCCGGTGCTGACGGGCCCATTGGGAGCGCAACATCGCGTGGTGCGCTACCACGTGCCGTGCAGTCCCTGCTTTCGCCGCGAGTGTCCCTTTGGTCACTATGATTGCATGACCAAGGTCACTCCGGAACGGGTGGAGCGTGTCATGCGAGAGGCGCTGCCGGAGTTTTCCCAAGCCCCTCAAATCCCGCCGCAGCCGCAGACGGTCATGTGA
- the lpxD gene encoding UDP-3-O-(3-hydroxymyristoyl)glucosamine N-acyltransferase yields MNTSLNKIALLLEGEIAAGDPDLVVTGFNSIQEAEPGEITFLGNPRYAAALKKSNASAVIVDRQFTDVPPAMAVIRVDNPTLKFSTIIQRFGPPKQTFDPGVHPTAIVSPNAQLNMDMTYVGPHVVIEEGAIIGDGSFIHAGAYIGRNTRLGAKCVIHAHAVVKERCKLGNRVIIHSGAIIGTDGFGYEFSEGKHLKIDQVGIVQLDDDVEVGSCTTIDRARFGRTWIGEGTKIDNLVQIAHNCVIGKHCVIVAQVGISGSTRLGNFVTMAGQVGVAGHLTIGNQVTFLAKSGVTKDYPTPGAYTGYPAKPLIEGRRMLTYPARVPELLDRVKELEERLAALDGKKPSKRKKSKADASAEQ; encoded by the coding sequence ATGAACACCTCACTCAACAAGATTGCCCTGCTCCTGGAAGGCGAAATCGCCGCCGGTGATCCGGATCTCGTCGTTACTGGTTTCAATTCCATCCAGGAGGCTGAGCCTGGTGAAATCACGTTCTTGGGGAATCCCCGCTATGCCGCCGCGCTGAAAAAGAGCAATGCCAGTGCGGTGATTGTCGACCGCCAGTTCACCGATGTGCCTCCTGCGATGGCGGTCATACGGGTGGACAATCCGACGCTGAAGTTCTCCACCATCATCCAGCGTTTCGGGCCGCCCAAGCAGACATTCGACCCTGGCGTGCATCCCACGGCGATCGTCAGCCCGAACGCGCAGTTGAACATGGACATGACCTATGTGGGGCCTCATGTGGTGATCGAGGAGGGTGCCATCATTGGCGATGGTTCCTTCATTCATGCCGGGGCGTACATCGGACGGAACACGCGTCTGGGCGCCAAATGCGTGATCCATGCGCACGCAGTGGTCAAGGAACGCTGCAAACTGGGCAATCGCGTGATCATTCATAGCGGTGCCATCATCGGCACGGATGGATTTGGCTACGAGTTCAGCGAAGGCAAACATCTCAAGATCGATCAGGTGGGCATTGTCCAGCTCGACGATGATGTAGAGGTCGGTTCCTGCACCACGATTGATCGCGCGCGATTCGGGCGCACCTGGATCGGTGAAGGTACCAAAATCGATAACTTGGTGCAGATTGCGCACAACTGCGTCATCGGAAAGCACTGCGTCATTGTCGCGCAGGTGGGCATCTCAGGCAGCACACGCCTTGGCAATTTCGTGACCATGGCCGGACAGGTGGGCGTGGCAGGCCACCTGACCATTGGCAATCAGGTGACTTTCCTCGCGAAGTCCGGTGTGACCAAAGACTATCCCACTCCCGGTGCCTACACCGGGTATCCTGCGAAGCCCCTCATTGAGGGCCGCCGCATGCTTACCTATCCCGCTCGTGTACCAGAACTTCTGGATCGTGTGAAGGAACTCGAAGAGCGACTCGCGGCGCTCGATGGAAAGAAGCCGTCGAAGCGGAAAAAGAGCAAAGCAGACGCGAGTGCCGAGCAATGA
- the ruvB gene encoding Holliday junction branch migration DNA helicase RuvB yields the protein MSSNFYDQTAATPDSPFDVALRPPDFSEFAGQERVKERLMLMVEAARQRGETLTHVLLCGPPGLGKTTLAHILATAMGSKLHSASGPQIERAGDLAGILTNLQERDILFIDEIHRLHPSIEEYLYPAMEDFRLDIIIDQGPKARTIRLDLPPFTLVGATTRAGMLTAPMRGRFGIPNRLDYYTVDELKGILMRSAGLMQVDMRPEGAAEVARRSRGTPRVANHLLRWVRDYAQVRAQNIITGEVGAAALTMLDIDEDGLDEMDKRILDAIINKFNGGPVGLNSVAVAVHEDASTLEDVHEPYLVMQGYVKRTPRGRVAMPAAYKKLGLPVPITSRDPQGELFG from the coding sequence TTGAGCTCGAATTTCTACGACCAGACCGCTGCCACACCGGACTCCCCGTTCGATGTGGCCCTGCGCCCGCCAGACTTCTCCGAGTTTGCCGGGCAAGAGCGGGTTAAGGAGCGGCTCATGCTCATGGTGGAGGCCGCCCGGCAGCGGGGTGAGACTCTCACCCACGTGCTGCTCTGCGGACCTCCTGGCTTGGGCAAGACCACCCTCGCCCATATCCTGGCCACGGCCATGGGGTCTAAGCTCCACAGCGCCAGCGGCCCCCAGATTGAGCGCGCCGGGGACCTCGCAGGCATCCTGACGAACCTTCAAGAGCGGGACATCCTCTTCATTGATGAGATCCACCGCCTGCATCCCAGCATTGAGGAATACCTCTACCCGGCCATGGAGGATTTCCGGCTGGACATCATCATTGACCAGGGACCCAAGGCCCGCACCATCCGGCTGGACCTACCGCCTTTCACTCTGGTGGGCGCCACCACCCGTGCCGGCATGCTCACGGCACCCATGCGCGGACGCTTCGGCATCCCGAACCGGCTCGACTACTACACGGTGGACGAGCTGAAGGGCATCCTCATGCGCTCCGCCGGGCTCATGCAGGTGGATATGCGCCCCGAGGGTGCAGCAGAGGTGGCCCGGCGTTCCCGTGGCACCCCTCGTGTGGCAAACCATCTCCTCCGCTGGGTGCGGGACTACGCTCAAGTACGCGCCCAGAACATCATCACCGGCGAGGTGGGCGCTGCCGCACTGACCATGCTGGACATCGACGAGGACGGCCTCGACGAGATGGACAAGCGCATTCTCGACGCCATCATCAACAAATTCAACGGTGGCCCCGTGGGTCTGAACTCCGTGGCGGTGGCTGTGCATGAAGACGCCAGTACGCTGGAGGACGTGCATGAGCCTTACCTTGTGATGCAGGGCTATGTGAAACGCACCCCGCGTGGCCGCGTAGCCATGCCGGCAGCCTACAAGAAACTCGGCCTCCCCGTCCCCATCACGTCTCGCGATCCGCAAGGCGAGCTCTTTGGCTGA
- a CDS encoding OmpH family outer membrane protein, translating to MKYLSAILAALSLTAATHAADLKIGVVDMGRVLDEYHETAAAKNLLGQNKARMDSEMQEMLEKLKKLDGEAKQLMKEARDPVLSEQIRAKKASEFEAKANELRSLSEQLEKERRRREQQLQTEAGQQRQKIYGKVVGAVAEKAKADGYDMVFDKSSVGVTGFPVLLHAKEGVMQDFTSEVIVQLNKDAPAGAATAPAPAPAEPVKEKKGKK from the coding sequence ATGAAATATCTCTCCGCGATTCTCGCCGCATTGTCCCTTACGGCTGCCACCCACGCTGCTGATCTCAAGATCGGCGTCGTGGACATGGGCCGCGTCCTTGATGAGTACCACGAAACCGCAGCCGCCAAGAACTTGCTGGGCCAGAACAAGGCCCGCATGGACAGCGAAATGCAGGAGATGCTTGAGAAGCTGAAGAAGCTGGACGGCGAAGCCAAGCAGCTCATGAAGGAAGCCCGCGACCCGGTGCTGAGTGAGCAAATCCGCGCCAAGAAGGCCTCGGAATTTGAAGCCAAAGCCAACGAACTGCGTTCCCTCTCCGAGCAACTCGAAAAGGAGCGTCGCCGTCGTGAACAGCAGCTTCAGACCGAAGCTGGCCAGCAGCGCCAGAAAATCTATGGCAAGGTGGTCGGAGCGGTCGCCGAGAAGGCCAAGGCTGATGGCTATGACATGGTCTTCGACAAGTCCTCCGTGGGCGTGACTGGTTTCCCCGTGCTGCTTCATGCCAAGGAAGGCGTGATGCAGGACTTCACTTCCGAAGTGATTGTGCAGCTCAACAAGGACGCTCCTGCTGGCGCAGCCACGGCACCGGCTCCCGCTCCTGCTGAACCTGTGAAGGAAAAGAAGGGCAAGAAATAA
- a CDS encoding acyltransferase family protein, whose translation MLPPTDLRPNRLTAIDVFRGFVMFLMAAELMELAHVARQFPDSSFWQIIGRHTSHVEWTGCSLHDLIQPGFSFLVGVALPFSIAGRLAKGQRPAQLWWHALWRSLLLVLLGVFLRSIDAPITYWTFEDTLSQIGLGYPFLFLLGFVGSKARWAALAFVLVGYWLAFALFPLPPADFNYPATNVRPDWPHHFEGFLAHWNINSNAAWAFDVWFLNLFPREVFFTGNRGGYATLSFVPTLGTMILGLIAGAWLKSASDDSGLKPAKEVSAEKGTEDTPAMAATLRLIYAGIICLALGWALHVTGVCPVVKKIWTPAWTLFSGGWCFLILAGFYFITEVQEWKRWAFPLLVIGMNSIAMYVLVHTTSDFFREALHTHLGTGVFKVLGEGIAPVLEGGAVLLILWLILLWMHRRKLYLRI comes from the coding sequence ATGCTGCCACCCACAGACCTTCGTCCCAACCGCCTCACGGCCATCGACGTATTTCGCGGGTTCGTGATGTTCCTGATGGCGGCGGAACTCATGGAACTGGCTCACGTGGCCCGGCAGTTCCCGGACAGCAGCTTCTGGCAAATCATTGGCCGCCACACCAGCCACGTGGAGTGGACTGGGTGCTCGCTGCATGACCTCATCCAACCCGGCTTCAGCTTCCTCGTGGGTGTGGCATTGCCCTTTTCTATTGCCGGCCGGCTCGCAAAAGGTCAACGCCCCGCGCAACTGTGGTGGCACGCTTTGTGGCGCTCGTTACTGCTGGTCCTGCTCGGCGTCTTTCTGAGGAGCATCGATGCGCCCATCACCTATTGGACGTTCGAGGATACGCTCTCGCAAATCGGATTGGGGTATCCCTTCCTTTTTCTCCTCGGTTTCGTAGGAAGCAAAGCTCGTTGGGCAGCACTGGCCTTCGTGCTCGTCGGCTACTGGCTGGCCTTCGCGCTCTTCCCCCTGCCCCCGGCAGACTTCAACTATCCTGCCACCAATGTGAGGCCGGACTGGCCACATCACTTCGAGGGCTTCCTCGCGCACTGGAACATCAACAGCAACGCCGCCTGGGCCTTTGACGTGTGGTTTCTCAACCTGTTCCCGCGCGAAGTGTTCTTCACCGGAAATCGTGGAGGCTACGCCACGCTGAGCTTCGTCCCGACGCTTGGCACGATGATTCTGGGCCTGATTGCGGGAGCTTGGCTGAAGAGCGCGTCTGATGACTCGGGACTGAAGCCAGCGAAGGAGGTGAGCGCGGAAAAGGGGACCGAGGATACTCCGGCCATGGCAGCCACGCTGCGCTTGATCTATGCGGGCATCATCTGTCTCGCATTGGGATGGGCGCTGCATGTCACCGGCGTCTGCCCGGTGGTGAAGAAGATCTGGACCCCTGCATGGACGCTCTTCAGTGGAGGCTGGTGTTTCCTCATCCTCGCGGGATTCTATTTCATCACCGAAGTGCAGGAGTGGAAGCGCTGGGCTTTCCCATTGCTGGTGATCGGCATGAACTCCATCGCCATGTATGTGCTGGTGCACACGACATCAGACTTCTTCCGCGAGGCGCTGCATACCCACCTCGGCACCGGGGTCTTCAAGGTACTTGGGGAAGGCATTGCGCCCGTGCTGGAAGGCGGCGCCGTGCTCCTGATCCTGTGGTTGATTCTCCTTTGGATGCACCGCCGGAAATTGTACCTGCGGATCTGA
- a CDS encoding cysteine peptidase family C39 domain-containing protein, whose product MNVLQFGVYILGAACCWCGSWLARKFPGQWWMAAPLMVLAIPCAVYGLYYARLWDEPIWLYQLRAVPGAELLAALGGLLVGWFHWHLPRRFAGSLGFVSCFFLLWLSVPYLKQLISPLRKDQLHEKWKDGVCMQSTTSTCGPASAATLLKSMGIEVTEKELATEAFTTSSGTENWYLNHALQRRGIDCSYVLRAPGSSDLLYPAIAGVRLGARAGHFIAIIGETPEHYIVGEPLSGRRLLRKDRLDRSGYEFTGFFMLLKKNP is encoded by the coding sequence ATGAACGTCCTGCAATTCGGTGTGTACATCCTGGGCGCGGCCTGCTGCTGGTGTGGATCGTGGCTGGCGCGAAAGTTTCCCGGGCAATGGTGGATGGCGGCACCGCTCATGGTGCTGGCCATTCCGTGCGCGGTTTACGGGCTGTATTATGCACGTCTTTGGGACGAACCGATCTGGCTCTACCAGTTGCGTGCAGTTCCCGGCGCGGAACTGCTGGCTGCCTTGGGCGGGCTGCTCGTGGGATGGTTCCACTGGCATCTGCCCAGGCGCTTCGCAGGGTCGCTCGGTTTCGTTTCCTGTTTCTTCTTGCTCTGGCTGTCTGTTCCTTACCTCAAGCAGCTCATCAGCCCGCTTCGGAAGGACCAGCTTCATGAGAAATGGAAGGATGGTGTGTGCATGCAGAGCACTACTTCCACATGTGGGCCGGCCAGCGCTGCCACGCTCCTGAAGTCGATGGGTATCGAAGTGACGGAAAAGGAACTCGCCACCGAAGCCTTCACCACGAGCAGCGGCACGGAGAACTGGTATCTGAACCACGCCCTCCAGCGCCGCGGCATTGATTGTTCCTATGTTTTGCGTGCTCCGGGATCCTCTGACCTGCTCTACCCGGCCATTGCCGGTGTGCGTCTGGGCGCACGCGCCGGGCACTTCATCGCCATCATCGGGGAAACGCCGGAGCACTACATCGTCGGCGAACCGCTGTCAGGTCGCCGTCTGCTACGGAAGGATCGCCTGGACCGCAGTGGTTATGAGTTCACAGGGTTCTTCATGCTGTTGAAGAAGAACCCCTGA
- a CDS encoding condensation domain-containing protein, giving the protein MATKEVTQSDIRDWLIEKVAETLKCSPEDIGLEEPFTSLGLDSLSMLMLTGDLAAWLGRDLQATLLLKHPTIEEVAELMARSEPGDLELQMPSPSRERPLPATLAQERLLRHANLPPGLDANLVNPRFVIRGALDLNALRGALAEMVRRHEMLRTTFGVHAGSYVQIVHPTGSVVVEEVDWTTDVALQSEDQMLTRARQMVMKPMDVGVLPLFHTSIIKVAEQDYRVMLVFHHLLCDADALRVFFAELTRLYSALCKGYPPALEPLEWQLADFAVWERDWLRRDAAPYQERLAWWREYWHAPPPIPRFPFVLKEPLSAVASSASTRHAFVALDIARQSELLARQSKCTLYTLFFAAFSSYLLGHIPEREVAIGTYVSDRKRMAAGGLLGMFVSMVPVRVKSPPDSTFREFVQRVRLELDQVSLRRELPFEEVTEHLRGAGKEVPEVLVLFQHMHLPGDALSLEGTQTTRWLEHGQRLETSGLSFSTVSARDELAVWVSFDGSLYDAAEVEGFLNGFVAYLGALMSEPDQKLTREKPVEVSGWDSLFGPG; this is encoded by the coding sequence ATGGCAACCAAGGAAGTGACTCAGAGCGACATCCGGGACTGGCTCATCGAGAAAGTTGCTGAGACGCTGAAGTGTTCCCCAGAAGACATCGGGTTGGAAGAGCCTTTCACCAGCCTGGGATTGGATTCCCTTTCGATGCTGATGCTCACGGGCGACCTTGCAGCCTGGTTGGGGCGTGATTTGCAGGCCACCCTGCTGCTCAAGCATCCGACGATCGAAGAAGTGGCCGAGTTGATGGCAAGGTCGGAGCCGGGAGATCTTGAATTGCAGATGCCTAGTCCATCCCGTGAACGTCCGCTGCCTGCCACATTGGCCCAAGAACGTCTCCTGAGGCATGCCAATCTGCCGCCCGGCCTCGATGCCAATCTGGTGAATCCCCGGTTCGTCATCAGGGGAGCGCTTGATCTGAATGCGCTTCGGGGTGCACTCGCGGAAATGGTCCGGCGGCATGAGATGCTCCGCACCACGTTTGGGGTGCACGCAGGCAGCTATGTGCAGATTGTGCATCCCACCGGTTCCGTGGTTGTGGAGGAAGTGGACTGGACGACGGACGTGGCATTACAGTCCGAGGACCAGATGCTCACGCGAGCCCGCCAGATGGTGATGAAGCCGATGGACGTGGGCGTCCTCCCCCTGTTTCATACTTCGATCATCAAGGTGGCGGAGCAGGACTACCGGGTGATGCTGGTCTTTCATCATCTGCTTTGCGATGCGGATGCCTTGCGTGTGTTTTTTGCAGAATTGACCCGGCTGTATTCCGCCCTTTGCAAGGGGTATCCGCCCGCCCTGGAACCGTTGGAATGGCAGCTCGCGGACTTTGCCGTGTGGGAGCGTGACTGGCTGCGGCGTGATGCCGCTCCGTATCAGGAGCGGCTCGCATGGTGGCGGGAGTACTGGCATGCGCCGCCTCCCATTCCCCGCTTTCCGTTTGTTTTGAAGGAACCGCTTTCCGCCGTTGCCTCCTCTGCCTCCACCAGGCACGCGTTCGTTGCGTTGGACATCGCCCGGCAGTCAGAGCTTCTCGCCCGGCAATCGAAGTGCACACTGTACACTTTGTTTTTTGCCGCGTTCAGCTCCTATCTTCTTGGGCACATCCCGGAGCGTGAGGTTGCCATCGGCACCTACGTGTCGGATCGCAAGCGCATGGCTGCTGGAGGGTTGCTGGGGATGTTTGTCAGCATGGTGCCGGTGCGGGTGAAGAGTCCGCCGGACAGCACCTTCCGTGAGTTCGTGCAGCGAGTGCGGCTGGAATTGGACCAAGTTTCGTTGCGCCGGGAGCTTCCGTTCGAGGAGGTCACCGAGCATCTCAGGGGAGCGGGGAAAGAGGTTCCGGAAGTGCTGGTGTTGTTTCAGCACATGCATCTCCCCGGGGATGCCCTTTCCCTGGAGGGAACGCAGACGACCCGCTGGCTTGAGCACGGACAAAGGCTGGAGACCTCAGGATTGAGCTTTTCCACGGTGAGCGCTCGTGATGAGCTGGCGGTGTGGGTGAGCTTTGATGGAAGTCTCTACGACGCTGCCGAAGTGGAGGGCTTTTTGAATGGCTTCGTTGCGTACCTCGGGGCCCTGATGAGCGAGCCCGATCAAAAACTGACGCGGGAGAAGCCCGTAGAAGTGTCTGGCTGGGATAGCCTCTTCGGCCCGGGTTGA